A genomic segment from Triticum urartu cultivar G1812 unplaced genomic scaffold, Tu2.1 TuUngrouped_contig_5000, whole genome shotgun sequence encodes:
- the LOC125528625 gene encoding disease resistance protein Pik-2-like produces MEFVVGASEATMRPLLGKLGGLLAQEYTLIRGVRGDIQYINDELAIMQAFLGDLGSALDDHDRRLKNWMKQIRDMAYDMEDCIDDFAHRLPQDSLSDARCSFIVTAIYEVWTFWPRRDIASKIAELKVRAQYIAERRNRYGVNNPNPRTSSGAGATHAVTYGIAEHLVASRQLIRTENPVGVEVDMEKLGGWLTKRDKGSHRAVVSLIGFGGVGKTTIAMALYQDFRNEFDCRASVTVSQNFDEDEVLRDILGQIKPKDSQIKPKEEKEGSNTGKLEKKSLVEDIKSSVKRVVSMLSGHRPQSNDGSTQSKIETMNHDQLIEELKKRLDGRRYFLLVDDIWSVETWETIRNWLPHDNTKDSRVIVTTRFQAVGAACSERDGTDYLHTVNVLSDADSKSLYQQGVSESPSSKESERMDTRSQVVDTESSEGYGSDRLHSADVPRDADAKDRLNDRVSDPQGSKDREKEAVHEEIWKYCGGLPLAIVTMAGLVACNPTKNNGHWSKVCKSLFPEQVAPLTLEGVTRILDYCYNDLPADLKTCSLYLSIFPKGSKISKKRLTRRWISECFVAEKQGLSAEEVAETYFNQLVSTKIIRPVDHISNGKVKSFKVHDMILEYIVSKSSEENLITVVGGHWLMPTPSNKVRRLSLQSSGSKHGNSTKGMNLSQVRSLTAFGSQNRRLPFHSFNNGIIQVLDLEGWKGLTDKHLNDICKMLVLKYLSLRRTEVSEIPSKIEKLQYPETLDIRETNVGVLPKAFGQLKQLRSMLGGNKNTKKALKLPHEKNKEPMKALRILSGIEIDEDSSAVASLHQLTGLRKLAIYKLNIREGGQTFKQLRSSIEYLCSCGLQTLAINDESSNFINSLDTMTTPPRYIIGLELSGKMERPPQWIKELNNLYKLTLSVTVLRTDTFKLIQDLPKLFTLTFTLSVAKDDRDIVDILEENKQLTDREIIVPPGGFKSLNLLRFFATLVPRLSFAVTGKEVMPALERIDMRVEAFEGIYGIETLKSLQEVHLSVGNQADEITKFLVQDLKDTPKYLDEKYANKWPKIITE; encoded by the exons ATGGAGTTTGTAGTGGGTGCTTCGGAAGCCACCATGAGACCTCTCCTAGGCAAGTTGGGCGGCCTCCTTGCCCAAGAATACACTTTGATCCGTGGTGTCCGCGGTGACATCCAGTACATCAACGACGAGCTCGCCATCATGCAGGCCTTTCTTGGTGACCTGGGCTCTGCCCTGGACGACCATGATCGCCGGCTCAAGAACTGGATGAAGCAGATCCGTGACATGGCATATGACATGGAAGATTGCATTGATGATTTTGCTCATCGGCTCCCTCAAGACTCCCTCAGCGATGCAAGATGCTCTTTCATTGTGACGGCAATCTATGAGGTATGGACATTCTGGCCTCGCCGCGACATTGCTTCCAAGATTGCCGAGCTCAAGGTCCGGGCACAATACATTGCTGAGCGACGCAACAGATATGGAGTGAACAATCCCAACCCAAGAACAAGCTCTGGAGCCGGAGCAACCCATGCTGTTACGTATGGCATTGCTGAGCATTTGGTTGCAAGCCGTCAGCTCATCCGCACAGAGAACCCCGTGGGAGTGGAGGTGGACATGGAGAAGCTCGGGGGTTGGCTAACCAAACGTGATAAAGGCTCTCATCGAGCTGTTGTGTCCTTGATTGGATTCGGTGGTGTGGGAAAGACCACCATTGCCATGGCACTGTACCAAGATTTCAGGAATGAATTTGACTGCCGGGCATCGGTCACGGTATCTCAGAACTTTGACGAAGATGAAGTCCTCAGGGATATTCTTGGTCAAATCAAGCCAAAAGATAGTCAAATCAAGCCAAAGGAGGAGAAGGAGGGCAGCAACACAGGGAAGTTGGAGAAGAAAAGCCTAGTGGAAGACATTAAAAGCTCGGTGAAGCGAGTTGTGTCAATGCTCTCTGGTCACAGGCCGCAAAGCAATGATGGCAGCACTCAGAGTAAGATAGAAACAATGAACCATGACCAACTTATAGAAGAACTCAAAAAGCGGTTGGATGGAAGGAG GTATTTCCTCTTGGTTGATGATATATGGTCTGTAGAAACATGGGAGACCATTAGAAATTGGTTGCCACATGATAATACAAAAGATAGTAGAGTGATAGTAACTACAAGATTTCAAGCTGTTGGTGCGGCGTGCTCAGAAAGAGATGGAACTGATTATCTGCACACTGTTAATGTTCTAAGTGATGCTGACTCCAAAAGTCTATATCAACAGGGTGTTTCTGAATCCCCAAGCAGCAAAGAAAGCGAAAGAATGGATACAAGATCTCAAGTTGTTGATACCGAGTCCTCCGAAGGATATGGAAGTGATCGTCTGCATTCAGCTGATGTTCCTAGGGATGCCGATGCAAAAGATCGGCTCAATGATCGTGTTTCTGATCCACAAGGCAGTAAAGATCGGGAGAAAGAAGCGGTCCATGAGGAGATATGGAAATACTGCGGGGGCCTGCCTTTGGCCATAGTCACCATGGCTGGCCTTGTGGCTTGCAACCCAACAAAAAACAATGGTCATTGGAGTAAAGTTTGCAAGTCATTATTTCCGGAGCAGGTGGCTCCCCTTACATTGGAGGGGGTCACAAGGATACTTGATTATTGCTATAATGATTTGCCAGCAGATCTCAAGACCTGCTCATTGTACTTGAGCATATTCCCCAAGGGCTCGAAAATTAGTAAGAAGCGTCTGACCCGGCGGTGGATATCAGAATGTTTTGTTGCTGAGAAGCAAGGGCTGAGTGCAGAGGAAGTGGCAGAAACATACTTCAATCAGCTTGTAAGCACGAAAATAATACGCCCTGTGGATCACATCAGCAACGGGAAGGTAAAATCCTTTAAAGTTCATGACATGATCCTGGAATATATCGTGTCCAAGTCAAGCGAAGAGAATTTGATTACTGTTGTTGGTGGACATTGGCTGATGCCAACTCCTAGCAACAAAGTCCGTCGACTCTCCCTGCAAAGCAGTGGTTCCAAGCATGGGAATTCAACAAAAGGCATGAACTTGTCTCAAGTGCGGTCACTGACAGCATTTGGAAGCCAAAACCGACGACTCCCTTTCCATTCGTTCAATAATGGAATAATACAAGTGCTTGATCTTGAGGGCTGGAAGGGTTTGACAGATAAGCATTTGAATGACATATGTAAAATGCTTGTGCTGAAGTATTTGAGCCTCAGACGAACAGAGGTTTCTGAGATCCCATCAAAGATTGAGAAGCTCCAGTATCCAGAAACTCTTGACATAAGGGAGACAAATGTCGGGGTGCTGCCAAAAGCTTTTGGACAGCTCAAACAGCTCCGTAGCATGCTTGGAGGGAATAAAAACACAAAGAAGGCTTTGAAGTTGCCACATGAGAAGAACAAGGAGCCGATGAAAGCACTTCGTATCTTGTCAGGGATTGAGATCGATGAGGACTCATCAGCTGTAGCAAGCCTTCATCAGCTGACAGGGCTAAGGAAACTTGCCATTTACAAGCTCAATATAAGGGAGGGCGGTCAGACCTTCAAACAATTACGCTCCTCCATTGAGTACCTCTGTAGCTGCGGTCTGCAGACATTGGCAATCAATGATGAGAGCTCTAATTTTATCAACTCACTCGACACCATGACCACTCCTCCAAGATACATCATCGGCCTAGAGTTGTCTGGCAAGATGGAAAGGCCCCCACAGTGGATCAAAGAACTCAATAACCTCTATAAGCTGACCCTTTCTGTGACGGTTCTTCGGACTGATACTTTCAAGCTCATCCAGGACCTACCCAAATTGTTTACGCTCACCTTTACGCTCAGTGTAGCCAAGGATGATAGGGACATAGTGGACATCCTTGAGGAAAATAAACAGCTTACTGATAGGGAGATCATTGTTCCACCGGGAGGATTCAAGAGTCTAAACCTGCTTCGCTTCTTTGCAACTCTAGTGCCACGGCTGAGCTTTGCGGTTACAGGAAAAGAGGTAATGCCAGCACTGGAGAGGATTGATATGCGAGTCGAAGCCTTTGAAGGGATTTATGGCATCGAGACTCTTAAAAGCCTCCAAGAGGTGCATCTCAGTGTTGGTAATCAAGCGGATGAAATAACCAAGTTCTTGGTACAAGATTTGAAGGACACCCCCAAGTACTTGGACGAAAAGTACGCCAACAAGTGGCCAAAGATAATCACCGAGTGA